Below is a window of Haloterrigena alkaliphila DNA.
CGGTGACCTTCGCGGCCTCGACGGCGTTCCTCACGCCCGTCGGCTACCAGACGAATCTCTTCGTCTACGGCCCCGGCGGCTACAAGTTCACGGACTTCGTCCGCGTCGGCGCGCCGCTGCAGTTGCTGCTCTCCGTGGTGACGGTGCTGGGAATCGCGTTCTTCTGGGGACTCTGACGCGGCCGGCGGCTTGCCGAGGGGACCGACGACGTACTCGAGGCGGTCGTCGACGGCGAGGTGGTCGGACAACTCGAGGGTCGCGCCCTGAGCGGCGAACTTGATGTCGGAGTACCGATCGGAGCGGACGAGGTCGCTACGCTTGCGGGCGTCGTTGCGATGAGTGCGTCTACATCAGATGCCGATTCACTGCTCGACGAGTCCTAATCCCTGTACCGTCGGCAGGTTCCAGTCACGAGTGACCGCAGCTAACCGCGTTAGCACGGTAACGGCCGCGCATAGTCCGGCGGCGGTGCTTCCGGTGACGCCGACGACCCCCGCGAGAAAGTACGTACTTCCGCCCAGCACTGCGCAACTCGCGTAGAAATCGTCGAAGAGGATGAACGGGGATCGATCCAGAAGGATATCGGCGAACGCGCCGCCACCGACGGCGTTGATCGTCGCGATAGCGACGACGCCGAACGCCGAAACGCCCGCGTCGGTGGCGACGATGGCACCGGTCGTCGTGAACGCGGCGAGCCCGATCGCGTCCGCGACGAGCGTGATCGGGTGCGTATCCGGAGCCGTGAGGACGACGCTCAGTGCGATCGCCAGGCCGACTCCGAGCAGTCCCAGCGCGATTTCGATCGGGGACTGAAGCGCTAACGGAACCCGCGTCACGAGGAGGTCGCGCGTCGCTCCGCCAGCGAACGCCATCGCCAGCCCGACGACAGTAATTCCGAGCAGGTCGAACTCCTCGCGGATCGCCTTCGACGAGCCGACGAGAGCGAACGCGAGTAAGCCGATCGTGTTCATCACCGCGAACGGATCGCCGAACAATACCCCGAGGAGGTCCTGCCCCATTGTTCGCTCCTACGGGAACAGATCCCTTGAGTCCTCCGAGACGCCGGTTCCGTCTCGATCCGCGGCCCCTCACGTGCGCTAACAGGGTGATCTGTACTTCCCGCGAGTTTCACAGCTGGTTCGATAACGAAATCGGATACGCTGTTAAAATCCTCAGCGGCTAACGAATTCTGATGGGGAATCGGTAAGAACAGGCGATCTACATACTTCTCGGCCGGTCAGCCGGCATGCGGTGGCGCGTGCTGTGCCGGGGTGAGCGTAAAGCGAACCGCGGCACGAACTCACGCGAGGGATGAGCGAGCGGAGCGAGCGAATCGGCTGGGGAGGGCGTGGCGAATCACTGTTGCCGCGATAGCAGGACACTTCGCTTTATCCAGTTCGTCAATCGAAGCGCCGTTCTATTCACACGTGTAGTGTGCTTGCGTTTCACGCTACAATGCATCTGAAGAATCGGGTTTCAATAGAGCCAAACCGTGCAACTCTCTACCTGGAGGTTCGGCCGGCTCACACTCATTCGAGGCCGGATCCCTCCAGCACCGACTCGAGAACTCCCGACACCTCCTCGAGCACCGTCTCGGGTTCCTGCGTCGCGTCGACGCGGACGAACCGGTCGGGGTCGCACTCGAGGAGGCGTTCGTAGTTGTCCCGGACCGTCTCGAGGTACTCCGCCCGCTCGAACTTGTTAGTCGTGCCCGCGCGCTCGGCGGCCGTCTCGGGGTCGAGATCGAGGTAGACCGTCAGGTCCGGCGGGATCGTGAAGGAGTCGTGGATGTCGACGACGTACTCGAGGGGGTCCTCGAGGTCGACTCGATCGGATCGCTCGAGGGTTGCGCCCTGATAGGCAAAGCGGGAGTCGGAGTAGCGATCGGAGATCACGAGGTCGCCGCGCTCGAGCGCGGGCTCGACCACGCGCGAGAGGTGCGCGGCGTGGTCGGCGGTGTAGAGGAACAGTTCCGCCAGCGGGTCGGCGTCGTCGTCCTCGATCGAGCGATAGACGGCCTCGCCGTACCAGGAGTCGTTCGTCGGTTCGCGGGTGAATACGGCGTCGGGATACGCGTCGTACAGCGCCTCCCAGACCGTCGTCTTGCCGCTGCCGTCCAGCCCCTCGAGCGTGACCAGCATACTCCCACGTCGTGGGGTGGAGTACTTAGGTGTAGGTCAATCGGCCGCACATCGGCACCTCCAGCTATTTATCGTTCCGAATGCACGTTTCCGCTATGAACGTCCTCGTCGCCGGCGGTACCGGCTTTATCGGCACGAATCTCTGCACGGAACTCCACGAACGCGGCCACGACGTCACGGCGCTGGCCCGCGATCCAAGCGGCGCTGCCCTCCCCGAGGGCGTCGAGCGAGCGGCAGGGGACGTCAGCAGTTACGACTCGATCGCCGACACCGTCGCGGGCCACGACGCCGTCGTCAACCTCGTCTCGCTCTCGCCGCTGTACCAGCCCCGCGACGAGGGCGCCCACGAGACGGTCCACCTCGGCGGCACCGAGAACCTCGTTCGGGCCGCCGAAGACGGCGACGCCGATCGGTTCGTCCAGATGAGCGCGCTCGGCGCCGATCCGGACGCCGACACCGAGTTCCTCCGCACCAAGGGCGCGGCCGAAGCCATCGTCACCGACTCGCACCTCGCGTGGACGATCGTCCGCCCGTCCGTGGTCTTCGGCGACGGCGCCGAGTTCCTCGAGTTCACGAAGCAACTGACGACGCCGTACGTGACGGGGCTGCCGGGCGGCGGCAAGACGCGGTTCCAGCCGGTCTGGGTCGGCGACCTGGTCCCGATGCTCGCCGACGCCCTCGAAGATCACACCCACGTCGGCGAGACCTACGAGATCGCCGGTCCGCAGATCGTCACGCTCGCGGACGCGACCGAGATGGCCTACGCGGCCGACGGGCACTCGGTGAAGATCCTCTCGATCCCCATGTCGCTGGCGAAACTCGGCCTGTCGGCGGTCGAACCCCTCCCGTTCGTTCCGTTCGGCGCCGATCAGGCGCGCTCGCTCGAGATGAACAACACCGTCGTCACCAACGACGTGACCGCGTTCGACGTCTCGGAGGACGAACTGACGACGCTCGGCGCGTATCTCGGCGTGGACGCGGCCGACCGTCGGACGGCCAAGCGGCGGTCCGCGTGAGCCGCGCCCGAGACTGGATCGCCGTCGACGGTTTCCTACCCCGACTTAAGGGTGTCCCAATTAGCCCAAAGCTTTAGTATAAAGGATAGGGCTGCCGTTTCTAGCGATCGGAATATCGATCGTAACTCACTCGAGAACCTCGGCGTCTGCTGGCGGTTTTCGAAGACACTGAAGGTGTCGTGAAATTCACTTCAACAAAAGACTTATGTCCTTGATCACACTGTACCAATCCAACGGAGCCCCCTGACAAACAATGAAGCTGGCGATGATCGGATTCGGACAGGCCGGTGGCAAGATCGTCGATCGATTCCTCGATTACGACGATCGGACGGGTAGCGGAATCGTCCGCGCGGCGATAGCCGTCAATTCCGCGAAAGCGGACCTCATCGGTCTCGACAACATACCACAGGAGAATCGCGTCCTCATCGGACAGGCCCGCGTCAAGGGCCACGGTGTAGGAGCAGACAACGAACTCGGCGCGGAAGTCGCCGAGGAGGACATCGACGAGGTGCAAAACGCCATCGATGCGATCCCCACCCACGAGGTCGACGCCTTTCTGGTCGTCGCCGGAATGGGCGGCGGAACCGGATCCGGCGGTGCGCCCGTCCTCGCAAAACACCTCAAACGGATCTACACGATCCCGGTCTACGGCCTCGGCGTCCTGCCGGGCACGGACGAGGGCGGGATCTATACGCTCAACGCGGCCAGGTCGTTCCAGACGTTCGTCCGCGAAGTGGACAACCTCATGGTCTTCGACAACGACTCGTGGCGACAGACCGGCGAGTCCGTCGAAGGCGGCTACGACCAGATCAACGAGGAGATCGTCCGTCGATTCGGCATCCTCTTCGGCGCCGGCGAGGTCGGCGACGGACAGGAGGTCGCCGAGAGCGTCGTCGACTCTTCGGAGATCATCAACACGCTCTCGGGCGGCGGCGTCTCGACGGTCGGCTTCGCCAGCGAAGAGGTCGACCTGAACAGCGGCGGCGGGCTGCTGTCCCGATTCACCGGTGACGGTGGCGGCAGCGGCGACGATCTCGACGCGGCGAACACGACCAACCGCATCACGAGCCTCGTCCGCAAGGCCGCGCTGGGCCGGCTGACGCTACCGTGTGAGATCGAAGGCACCGAGCGGGCCCTGCTCGTGCTCTCCGGTCCGCCGGAGTACCTCAACCGGAAAGGCATAGAGCGCGGGCGGAAGTGGCTCGAAGAGGAGACGGGCAGCATGGAAGTTCGCGGTGGCGACTTCCCGCGAGAGGAGCCCGAAGTGTCCGCAGCGATCCTGCTTTCCGGCGTGACGAACGTCCCGCGGATCAAGCGCCTCCAGCAGGTCGCGATCGAAGCGCAGGACAACATAGACGACATCCAGCAGGAGAGCGAGGAGAACCTCGAAGAACTCGTCGAAGACGACGAGGACGAACTCGAGCCGCTGTTCTAGGCTCGCCGTTCTTTCGCGACCCGACGACGCCAGCGACCGCACTCGTGTCGGGGGGCACGACGGTGGTCGCCCGTAACTGGCGTGGCCCGAGCGCGGAACCGCGCGGAGGCCGCCGCGGTCCGAACCCGTAATCGCACGGAATCGGGTCCCGGTTCGACGCGGGTCCCGATTCGACTGGGTCCCGGTTCGACGCGGGTCCCGATTCGACTGGGTCCCGGTTCGACGTGTTTTTGGGTCCGACCGGCGTACCCTCGAGCGATGCACGTCGTCGTCCCGTTCGCCGCGACGGAGCCCAAAACGCGGCTCGCGGCCGCCCTCTCACCGTCGGAACGATCGACGGTCGCTCGAGCCATGCTCGCGGACGTCCTGGCGGCGGTCGTCGGGGCGGGTCACGAACCGACGGTCGTGGCGACGGCGCCGCTCGACCTCGACGCGCTCCCCATCGCGGACGACGTTCGCGTGTCGACGGCCGTCTCGGTCGACGAGCGGTCGCTCACCGAGGCGGTCAACGCGCGCCTCCCGAACGGGTGCGGCGACGAGGCCGTCGCGGTCGTCATGGCCGACCTCGCGCTGACGACGGTCGACGCGCTCGAGACCCTCTTCTCCGCGGACGCCGACGTGGCCGTCGCACCGGGACGGGGCGGCGGCACGAACGCGCTGGTCGTTCGCCACCCCGACTTTCGGGTGGACTACCACGGGGCGTCCTACCTGGATCACTGCGAGATCGCCCGCGACGTCGGCGCGAACCTCGAGACGGTCGACTCCTTCCGGCTGGCGACCGACGTCGACGAACCCGCGGATCTCGTCGAGGTGCTGGTCCACGGCTCCGAGACCGACCGCGCCCCCGCGTCGCTCCGGGAACTCGGGTTCGAACTCGACGCGGACGGCGGCCGCGTGACCGTCGCTCGACTCGAGAACTCGACCACCGAGTAGTCCTCCTGCCCGGCAGCCGACACGCCGGCCGCGCCGCTGGACGATCGAATTCACGAACGAACGGAGTGTGGGCGGCGCTCAGTCGGACGTCGGCTCGCTCTCGGGGCGCATCCACTCGCGGATGCGGTCCGAGTACGCGAGCGCGGTGAGTCCCGCGACGAACGACAGGAAACTCGGGACGAGTATCCACAGGAGATCTGGGTGGTCGGTTCCGGTATGGAGTGCGATATCGAGCATGTGCGTTCCACTAGGCGCGACGACCGCCGTAAGACAACCGATCCGTCGCTCCCATAACTGATCCGTCTCTCTCCGCCGCTGCCGGTTCGGATCGGCGTCGAGACCACGCCCGGAAGTGAAGGGCTTATGTGCCGAGCGCCGGGAATCTGAGGTAATGTTCCCCGGGGCGAGCGAGTACGGCGTCGACGTCGCGGTCGACGACGCGGCGGTCGAGGACCTCCTCGAGGTCACGCCCGCCGACGTCGAGGCACCCGCGGCGTTGACCTTCTCGCGAAACGTCTTCGTGCCGCTGACCACGGCGTGCCGGTACACCTGCACCTACTGCACCTACTTCGATCCGCCCGGAGAGGCCTCCCTCCTCTCGCTCGAGGAGGTCAGAGAGATCTGCCGACAGGGGGCCGACGCGGGCTGTACGGAGGCGCTGTTCACCTTCGGCGACGACCCCGACGACCGCTACACCGAGATCCACGCGCAACTCGCGGAGTGGGGCCACGACTCCATCCACGAGTACCTGCGCGCGGCCTGCGAGGTCGCCCTCGAGGAGGGACTGCTCCCTCACGCCAACCCGGGCGACCAGACCCGCGAGCAGCTGGCCGAGGTCGCCGACGTCAACGCGAGCATGGGCGTGATGCTCGAGACGACCGCCGAGGTCGGCGCCCACGCCGGTCCGCGGCGCAAGGAACCGGGCCAGCGCCTGCGGACCATCGAGAACGCCGGCGAACTCGACGTCGCCTTCACCACCGGAATCCTCGTGGGGATCGGCGAAACGTGGCGCGACCGGGCGGAGAGCCTGCTCGCGATCCGCGAACTGCACGAGCGCTACGATCACATCCAGGAGGTGATCGTCCAGCCGGTCGTCGACAACGAGCGCTGGTCGGAGGGGTCGCCCGACCTCGCGACGATGCGCCACGTGACGGCGATGGCCCGCGTCGCCCTCCCCGAGGAGGTCTCGGTGCAGGTGCCGCCGAACCTCGCACCCGCGAAAGAGTTGATCGACTGCGGCGTCGACGACCTCGGCGGCGTGTCGCCGGTCACGGACGACCACATCAACCCCGAGTACAAGTGGCCCGCGCTGCGCGAACTCGAGGAGATCGCCGCCTCGGCGGAACTGCCGCTCGGCGAACGCCTACCGGTCTACGAGCGGTTCCTGCCCGACGACCTGCGAACCGACGGGTTCGACGGCGTCGCCGCCGACGGCACCGCCGGTGCCGAGGGCGCGACGCGAGAGCCGAACGCCGACCGCGAGTGGATTTCGCCGACGATTCACGAGGCGCTCGCGGCCGACGACGAGGCCGGGCAGCGGTATCGCGCGGTGCTCCGAAACGCTGCGGCGGCGACGCGCTGAGCGGGGACGCGCTACCAGTAGTCGTCGTGGACCGCGAGCCCCTCACTTTCCAGGACCGGTCCGTCGACAGCGGTCGGCGCGTCGGCCCGGTCGACGACCTCCTCGCAGGGAATCTCGATCACGCCGTCTCTGAGTTCCGCGAGCGACTCGACGGAGACGCCGTAGACGACCCGCCCCAGTCCCGCGTAGACGATCGCGCTCGCACACATCGGACAGGGTTCGGTACTCGTGTACATCGTACACGACTCGCGTTCGTTCGACTCGAGTTCGCTCGCGGCCCACCGGGCCAGCTCGAACTCCGGATGGGCGGCGATGTCGTCGTCCGTGAGCGTGGTGTTCTCGGCCGTTCGAACGATCTCGTCGTCGACGACGAGCAGCGAGCCGAAGGGAGTGTTTCCGTGTTCGACCGCCGATTCGGCGAGATCGATCGCCTGCCGGACGTACGACTCGTCGGTGGCCATAGCGGGCGTTC
It encodes the following:
- a CDS encoding trimeric intracellular cation channel family protein; this encodes MGQDLLGVLFGDPFAVMNTIGLLAFALVGSSKAIREEFDLLGITVVGLAMAFAGGATRDLLVTRVPLALQSPIEIALGLLGVGLAIALSVVLTAPDTHPITLVADAIGLAAFTTTGAIVATDAGVSAFGVVAIATINAVGGGAFADILLDRSPFILFDDFYASCAVLGGSTYFLAGVVGVTGSTAAGLCAAVTVLTRLAAVTRDWNLPTVQGLGLVEQ
- a CDS encoding tubulin/FtsZ family protein, with translation MKLAMIGFGQAGGKIVDRFLDYDDRTGSGIVRAAIAVNSAKADLIGLDNIPQENRVLIGQARVKGHGVGADNELGAEVAEEDIDEVQNAIDAIPTHEVDAFLVVAGMGGGTGSGGAPVLAKHLKRIYTIPVYGLGVLPGTDEGGIYTLNAARSFQTFVREVDNLMVFDNDSWRQTGESVEGGYDQINEEIVRRFGILFGAGEVGDGQEVAESVVDSSEIINTLSGGGVSTVGFASEEVDLNSGGGLLSRFTGDGGGSGDDLDAANTTNRITSLVRKAALGRLTLPCEIEGTERALLVLSGPPEYLNRKGIERGRKWLEEETGSMEVRGGDFPREEPEVSAAILLSGVTNVPRIKRLQQVAIEAQDNIDDIQQESEENLEELVEDDEDELEPLF
- the cofG gene encoding 7,8-didemethyl-8-hydroxy-5-deazariboflavin synthase subunit CofG yields the protein MFPGASEYGVDVAVDDAAVEDLLEVTPADVEAPAALTFSRNVFVPLTTACRYTCTYCTYFDPPGEASLLSLEEVREICRQGADAGCTEALFTFGDDPDDRYTEIHAQLAEWGHDSIHEYLRAACEVALEEGLLPHANPGDQTREQLAEVADVNASMGVMLETTAEVGAHAGPRRKEPGQRLRTIENAGELDVAFTTGILVGIGETWRDRAESLLAIRELHERYDHIQEVIVQPVVDNERWSEGSPDLATMRHVTAMARVALPEEVSVQVPPNLAPAKELIDCGVDDLGGVSPVTDDHINPEYKWPALRELEEIAASAELPLGERLPVYERFLPDDLRTDGFDGVAADGTAGAEGATREPNADREWISPTIHEALAADDEAGQRYRAVLRNAAAATR
- the cofC gene encoding 2-phospho-L-lactate guanylyltransferase; this translates as MHVVVPFAATEPKTRLAAALSPSERSTVARAMLADVLAAVVGAGHEPTVVATAPLDLDALPIADDVRVSTAVSVDERSLTEAVNARLPNGCGDEAVAVVMADLALTTVDALETLFSADADVAVAPGRGGGTNALVVRHPDFRVDYHGASYLDHCEIARDVGANLETVDSFRLATDVDEPADLVEVLVHGSETDRAPASLRELGFELDADGGRVTVARLENSTTE
- the tmk gene encoding dTMP kinase, translated to MLVTLEGLDGSGKTTVWEALYDAYPDAVFTREPTNDSWYGEAVYRSIEDDDADPLAELFLYTADHAAHLSRVVEPALERGDLVISDRYSDSRFAYQGATLERSDRVDLEDPLEYVVDIHDSFTIPPDLTVYLDLDPETAAERAGTTNKFERAEYLETVRDNYERLLECDPDRFVRVDATQEPETVLEEVSGVLESVLEGSGLE
- a CDS encoding complex I NDUFA9 subunit family protein, giving the protein MNVLVAGGTGFIGTNLCTELHERGHDVTALARDPSGAALPEGVERAAGDVSSYDSIADTVAGHDAVVNLVSLSPLYQPRDEGAHETVHLGGTENLVRAAEDGDADRFVQMSALGADPDADTEFLRTKGAAEAIVTDSHLAWTIVRPSVVFGDGAEFLEFTKQLTTPYVTGLPGGGKTRFQPVWVGDLVPMLADALEDHTHVGETYEIAGPQIVTLADATEMAYAADGHSVKILSIPMSLAKLGLSAVEPLPFVPFGADQARSLEMNNTVVTNDVTAFDVSEDELTTLGAYLGVDAADRRTAKRRSA
- a CDS encoding nucleoside deaminase is translated as MATDESYVRQAIDLAESAVEHGNTPFGSLLVVDDEIVRTAENTTLTDDDIAAHPEFELARWAASELESNERESCTMYTSTEPCPMCASAIVYAGLGRVVYGVSVESLAELRDGVIEIPCEEVVDRADAPTAVDGPVLESEGLAVHDDYW